In Polaribacter sp. L3A8, a genomic segment contains:
- a CDS encoding efflux RND transporter periplasmic adaptor subunit: MKKNKNIIIISIAVVVLAIIGYSFINGDDAVVIEAKTVLTKKENVTTMVTATGTIEPITQVQVGTQVSGVVEKIYVDYNSIVKEGQLIAELDKTNLNTSKTQAQAAYDNAVSQRNYMKTIFDRQESLYNNQVISKADFDEATYNYQTAKGTVTQRYSDLQQAKTNLGYANIYSPIDGVVLSRAIDEGQTVAASLSTPTLFTIAQDLKEMQVEADVDEADIGQVKNGHRVEFTVDAYIGETFEGVVTQVRLDPTVTSNVVTYTVVIKADNPDLKLKPGLTATISIFTLELNNVLTAEAKAINFKPERETLTTYNLQHQLTANKSELSRSETTLWVLENNGAITKKVVNLGASDGVNVQLLSGVSEGEKLVYSLSGISKAASKKEGTSESPFMPQRPGGKKK, translated from the coding sequence ATGAAAAAAAATAAAAACATAATCATCATAAGCATTGCAGTTGTTGTACTTGCTATTATAGGATACTCTTTTATAAATGGCGATGATGCTGTTGTTATAGAAGCAAAAACTGTGCTAACAAAAAAAGAAAACGTAACTACTATGGTTACTGCAACCGGAACCATAGAACCAATTACGCAAGTACAAGTAGGGACACAAGTATCTGGAGTTGTAGAAAAAATATATGTAGATTATAATAGTATTGTTAAAGAAGGTCAGTTAATTGCAGAGTTGGATAAAACCAATTTGAATACTTCTAAAACACAGGCACAAGCAGCGTATGACAATGCCGTAAGTCAAAGAAATTACATGAAAACAATTTTTGACAGACAAGAAAGTCTATACAATAATCAGGTAATTAGTAAAGCAGATTTTGATGAGGCAACTTACAATTATCAAACGGCAAAAGGGACAGTAACACAACGTTATTCTGATTTGCAACAGGCAAAAACCAATTTAGGGTATGCTAATATTTATTCGCCAATAGACGGAGTTGTTTTGTCTAGAGCTATTGATGAAGGGCAAACGGTTGCGGCAAGTTTAAGTACGCCAACACTATTTACCATTGCACAAGATTTAAAAGAAATGCAAGTAGAAGCAGATGTAGATGAAGCAGATATTGGACAAGTTAAAAATGGACATAGAGTAGAATTTACAGTGGATGCTTACATTGGTGAAACTTTTGAAGGTGTTGTAACGCAAGTAAGACTAGACCCAACTGTTACTTCAAATGTAGTGACGTATACGGTTGTAATTAAGGCAGATAACCCAGACTTAAAACTAAAACCAGGCTTAACAGCAACCATTTCTATTTTTACTTTAGAATTAAATAATGTGTTAACTGCAGAGGCAAAAGCAATTAACTTTAAACCAGAAAGAGAAACCTTAACAACGTATAATTTACAGCATCAATTAACAGCAAATAAAAGTGAATTATCTAGATCGGAAACAACACTTTGGGTATTAGAAAATAACGGAGCCATTACTAAAAAAGTAGTAAATCTTGGTGCAAGTGATGGTGTTAATGTGCAATTATTAAGTGGAGTATCAGAAGGAGAAAAACTTGTGTATAGTTTAAGTGGCATTAGCAAAGCAGCATCAAAAAAAGAAGGAACTAGCGAAAGCCCGTTTATGCCACAACGTCCCGGAGGGAAGAAAAAATAA
- a CDS encoding ABC transporter permease yields the protein MRLLNLFKIATKAIILNKTRTLLTMLGIIIGVASVITMLAIGEGSKESIRTTISAMGSNMITIKAGADTRGGVRQAASVMESLTLSDYEALKKQSTLLSYSTPMVNGNGQVINGSNNWPSTIYGVNPEYLKIKVVGLQSGSMFTDSEVKTASKVAIIGQTVVDNVFPDGQEPVGQMIRFNNIPFKVIGVLEEKGENTFGQDQDDVVIAPYTTVQKRILAIDHLNQIMASAISEEDAPNAVIEVSAILRAQHKLTATEDDDFSVRSMEELISTFSSTSEMLTLLLVAVASISLLIGGIGIMNIMYVSVKERTKEIGLRMAVGAKGADILMQFLIEAILISITGGVLGVLLGLASTVFIEKFLNWPTSVALYSIIISFVVCAVTGIFFGWYPARKASALDPITALRYE from the coding sequence ATGAGACTATTAAATTTATTTAAAATCGCAACAAAAGCCATCATTCTTAATAAAACAAGAACTTTATTAACCATGCTGGGCATTATTATAGGTGTAGCATCTGTAATTACCATGTTGGCTATTGGAGAAGGATCTAAAGAAAGTATAAGAACAACCATTTCTGCTATGGGTTCTAATATGATTACTATAAAAGCCGGAGCAGATACACGAGGTGGTGTTAGACAAGCAGCAAGTGTTATGGAATCGCTTACTTTGAGTGATTATGAGGCGTTAAAAAAACAATCTACCTTACTAAGTTATAGTACACCAATGGTAAACGGAAACGGACAAGTCATCAACGGATCTAACAACTGGCCAAGTACCATTTATGGTGTAAACCCAGAGTATTTAAAAATTAAAGTAGTTGGTTTACAAAGCGGAAGTATGTTTACAGATTCCGAAGTTAAAACAGCTTCTAAAGTTGCTATAATAGGTCAAACTGTGGTAGATAATGTTTTTCCTGATGGTCAAGAACCAGTGGGACAAATGATTCGTTTTAATAACATTCCCTTTAAAGTAATTGGTGTTTTAGAAGAAAAAGGAGAAAACACCTTTGGTCAAGACCAAGATGATGTAGTAATTGCACCATACACAACGGTTCAAAAACGTATTTTGGCTATAGATCACTTAAATCAAATTATGGCTTCTGCTATTAGTGAAGAAGATGCACCTAATGCCGTGATAGAAGTTTCTGCAATTTTACGTGCGCAACATAAACTAACCGCTACAGAAGATGATGATTTTAGTGTGCGTTCTATGGAAGAATTGATTTCTACTTTTAGTTCTACAAGTGAAATGTTAACCTTACTTTTAGTAGCCGTGGCAAGTATTTCTTTGTTGATTGGAGGTATCGGAATTATGAATATTATGTATGTTTCTGTAAAAGAACGTACCAAAGAAATTGGTTTACGAATGGCAGTAGGAGCAAAGGGAGCAGATATTTTAATGCAGTTTTTAATTGAAGCGATTCTAATAAGTATTACTGGTGGCGTTTTAGGTGTTTTACTAGGCTTAGCATCTACAGTGTTTATAGAAAAATTCTTAAACTGGCCTACAAGTGTTGCTTTGTACTCTATTATAATTTCTTTTGTAGTATGTGCTGTAACAGGTATTTTCTTCGGATGGTATCCTGCGAGAAAAGCATCAGCATTAGACCCGATTACTGCTTTGCGTTATGAGTAA
- a CDS encoding outer membrane beta-barrel family protein produces the protein MKSFLKNTLFILFFLLTIGNIIAQNSNTTITGTLIEDTTSQPIPYATVVIKETNSSKIIAGTTSSESGKFSIATAKTNFYLEISFMGFETKTIKEFKTTNGKINLGKIILITDSQSLDEVVVTGEVSKTVFKLDKRVFNVGADISSTGASALEVLNNVPSVNVSIEGEISLRGSSGVQILINGKPSVLADESSNALGTITADMIESIEIITNPSAKYEASGTAGILNIILKKEEKRGWNGSVSLNTGIPDNHSIGLSLNRRTENFNLFAQLGAGYRSLPKDSEAINRDLVNNEVIYSDGTEYRNETFYNLTLGTDYHINDLNVLTLSGNFAYEVEEQPSETTFRQYDANNSLVSSWARNEVTDATNPKYKYELNYKKQFKNNEEHTLLLSALGSFFGKDQSSNFTNTTISGADSDSNQKTATNFQQADYTFKADYTNPISDTYTLETGAQYVINDVGNDYEVSDLTNGVFVIDDALTNNFEYNQKVLGVYGTVAYEREKWGLKVGLRVEQTNLTTLLTNTNESNEQDFTNLFPTLHSSYKVGENFSLQAGYSKRIFRPRLWDLNPFFNIRNNFNIRVGNPDLQPEFTDSYELTSIYKIGKASLSSSLYHKYTTDMVERVSTYVDNVTITTPQNIGTNAAIGFETNGKYRANNWLTITGDFNFNYFDRVGTFESQVFDFSGEQWSSRLGSKIGLPADIDVELTGNYQSGFETVQGNVTGYAFLDVGVRKKIFKGKAIVNLGVRDLFESRISEQFVSQTTFETYSFAQRGRFITLGISYGFGKGEAMTYSGGRRR, from the coding sequence ATGAAATCTTTCCTAAAAAACACCTTATTTATACTGTTTTTTTTACTGACAATCGGTAATATAATAGCACAAAATAGTAATACCACAATAACAGGTACATTAATTGAAGATACAACTTCGCAACCAATTCCGTATGCAACGGTAGTTATAAAGGAGACCAATTCTAGTAAAATTATTGCAGGAACAACCTCTAGTGAATCTGGGAAATTTAGTATTGCTACAGCTAAAACTAATTTCTATTTAGAGATTAGTTTTATGGGTTTTGAAACAAAAACCATCAAGGAGTTTAAAACAACAAATGGAAAGATCAATTTAGGAAAAATTATCCTTATTACAGACAGTCAATCTTTAGATGAAGTAGTTGTTACTGGCGAGGTTTCTAAAACGGTTTTTAAATTAGACAAACGTGTTTTTAATGTTGGTGCAGATATTAGTAGCACAGGTGCAAGTGCGTTAGAAGTATTAAACAACGTACCTTCTGTAAATGTTAGTATCGAAGGAGAAATTAGTCTTAGAGGAAGTTCTGGTGTGCAAATATTAATCAACGGAAAACCATCTGTTTTGGCAGATGAATCTAGCAATGCGCTTGGTACTATTACGGCAGATATGATTGAGAGTATTGAGATTATTACAAATCCTTCTGCTAAATATGAAGCTTCTGGAACGGCCGGAATTTTAAACATCATACTAAAGAAAGAAGAAAAAAGAGGTTGGAATGGTTCTGTCTCTTTAAATACGGGAATTCCAGACAATCATAGTATCGGTTTAAGCTTGAATAGAAGAACAGAAAACTTTAATTTATTTGCGCAATTGGGTGCGGGTTACAGGTCTTTACCAAAAGATTCTGAGGCTATTAATAGAGATTTAGTGAATAACGAAGTTATTTACAGTGATGGAACAGAATATAGAAATGAAACCTTTTACAACCTTACTTTAGGAACAGATTACCATATTAACGATTTAAACGTACTAACGTTATCTGGTAATTTTGCCTATGAGGTAGAAGAGCAACCTTCTGAAACAACCTTTAGACAGTATGATGCTAATAATAGTTTGGTTTCTAGTTGGGCAAGAAATGAAGTTACGGACGCTACAAACCCTAAATATAAATACGAATTAAATTATAAAAAGCAATTTAAAAATAATGAAGAGCACACTTTATTGTTGAGTGCTTTGGGTAGTTTCTTTGGAAAAGATCAATCATCTAACTTTACAAATACAACCATTTCTGGTGCAGATAGTGATAGCAATCAAAAAACAGCAACCAATTTTCAGCAAGCAGACTATACATTTAAAGCAGATTATACAAACCCAATTTCTGATACTTACACTTTAGAAACAGGTGCACAATATGTAATTAATGATGTTGGTAATGATTATGAAGTAAGTGATTTAACCAATGGTGTTTTTGTGATTGATGATGCATTAACAAACAATTTTGAGTACAATCAAAAAGTGTTGGGTGTTTATGGTACTGTTGCGTATGAAAGAGAAAAATGGGGTTTAAAAGTAGGATTAAGAGTAGAGCAGACCAACTTAACAACGTTATTAACAAACACCAACGAATCTAACGAACAAGATTTTACTAATTTATTTCCAACCTTGCACTCATCTTACAAAGTAGGGGAAAATTTTTCTTTGCAAGCAGGATATTCTAAACGTATTTTTAGACCAAGATTGTGGGATTTGAATCCGTTTTTTAATATTAGAAATAACTTTAATATTCGAGTAGGAAACCCAGATTTACAGCCAGAATTTACAGATTCTTATGAGTTGACAAGCATTTATAAGATTGGTAAAGCTTCTTTAAGTTCTAGCTTGTATCATAAATACACCACAGATATGGTAGAGCGTGTTTCTACCTATGTAGATAATGTAACCATTACAACTCCCCAAAATATTGGTACAAATGCTGCCATTGGTTTTGAAACAAATGGTAAATATAGAGCGAACAATTGGTTGACGATTACTGGCGATTTTAACTTCAATTATTTTGATAGAGTGGGAACTTTTGAGTCTCAGGTTTTTGATTTTTCTGGAGAACAATGGTCTTCTAGATTGGGTTCTAAAATAGGATTACCAGCAGATATTGATGTAGAATTAACAGGGAATTATCAATCTGGTTTTGAAACCGTACAAGGAAACGTAACGGGTTACGCCTTTTTAGATGTAGGTGTCCGTAAAAAAATATTTAAAGGAAAAGCAATTGTAAATTTAGGTGTTAGAGATTTGTTTGAGTCAAGAATTTCAGAACAATTTGTATCGCAAACTACTTTTGAAACCTATAGTTTTGCACAACGTGGTCGTTTTATTACTTTAGGAATTAGCTACGGATTTGGTAAAGGTGAAGCTATGACTTATTCTGGTGGTAGAAGAAGATAG
- a CDS encoding ABC transporter ATP-binding protein, which translates to MSKEIIKIEDLKRQFTMGTETVHALRGISFDIKEGEFVTIMGSSGSGKSTMLNILGCLDQPTSGVYEIDGVSVKDLSRNELATIRNEKIGFIFQSYNLLARTSAIENVELPLLYNSNVSTEERRERAIKALKMVGLGDRMDHTPSQLSGGQQQRVAIARSLVNNPVMILADEATGNLDTRTSYEIMSLFQELNKQGITITFVTHEPDIATFSNRTIVLKDGHVIKDYQNDNIQSAANELAKLPKQDD; encoded by the coding sequence ATGAGTAAAGAAATCATTAAAATAGAAGATTTAAAACGACAGTTTACCATGGGTACCGAAACGGTGCATGCACTTAGAGGTATTTCATTTGATATAAAAGAAGGCGAGTTTGTTACTATTATGGGATCTAGTGGTTCTGGTAAAAGTACCATGTTAAATATCTTAGGATGTTTAGATCAGCCAACATCTGGTGTGTATGAAATTGATGGCGTATCTGTAAAAGATTTAAGCAGAAATGAACTGGCAACCATTAGAAATGAAAAAATAGGATTCATTTTTCAATCGTACAATTTATTGGCAAGAACATCTGCCATAGAAAACGTAGAGTTGCCGTTATTATACAACAGTAACGTTTCTACAGAAGAACGAAGAGAGCGTGCTATAAAAGCCTTAAAAATGGTTGGTTTAGGAGATCGAATGGATCATACACCTTCTCAACTTTCTGGAGGACAGCAACAGCGTGTGGCTATTGCAAGATCTTTGGTAAATAACCCTGTAATGATTCTTGCTGATGAAGCTACAGGAAACTTAGATACTAGAACGTCTTATGAAATTATGTCCTTATTTCAAGAATTAAATAAACAAGGTATTACGATCACTTTTGTAACACATGAGCCAGATATAGCAACATTTAGTAACAGAACCATTGTATTAAAAGATGGGCATGTTATTAAAGATTATCAAAATGATAATATTCAATCTGCAGCAAACGAATTAGCAAAATTACCTAAACAAGACGATTAG